A genomic segment from Lutibacter sp. A80 encodes:
- a CDS encoding PUR family DNA/RNA-binding protein → MSDKEHLEQEEIFSQVLRAGRRTYFFDVRATKAEDYYLTVTESKKFTHDDGSFHYKKHKIYLYKEDFAEFNEMLKAATDYILNEKGEEVISERHQKDFKRPSELNEKTSNTESFTDLNFEDI, encoded by the coding sequence ATGAGTGACAAAGAACATTTAGAACAAGAAGAAATATTCTCTCAGGTTCTTAGAGCAGGAAGAAGAACTTACTTTTTTGACGTAAGAGCTACAAAAGCTGAAGATTATTACCTAACTGTTACAGAGAGTAAAAAATTTACACATGACGATGGATCTTTCCATTACAAAAAACACAAAATTTATTTATACAAAGAAGATTTTGCTGAGTTTAACGAAATGTTAAAAGCCGCTACTGATTACATTTTAAATGAAAAAGGTGAAGAAGTAATTTCTGAACGCCACCAAAAAGATTTTAAAAGACCGTCAGAATTAAACGAAAAAACTTCAAATACAGAAAGCTTTACTGACTTAAACTTTGAAGATATTTAA
- a CDS encoding endonuclease/exonuclease/phosphatase family protein — MKTIKLIFTLIYCLTLVGCSSKKSQTLTILQFNIWQEGTVIKNGYNAVIDEIINSNADLIALSEVRNYNNTNLNERIVASLKEKGYTFYSEKSEDSGILSKYPILEQTQIFPLKNDHGSITKAIINVNGTEIAFYSGHLDYLNCALYLPRGYHGSTWKKLEEPITNIKEIEKVNLQSQRDDAINNFIKDAKNEIKKGRIVIYGGDNNEPSHLDWTTATKDLYDHNGVVMPWNVSIEIEKNGFVDTYRKVYPNPVTHPGFTYPANNEAINIEKLAWSPDADDRDRIDFIYYYPDARIQLNTSKVFGPKGDISKNKRVLEKTKDVFLEPLAIWPTDHKGVISEFTLFLN, encoded by the coding sequence ATGAAAACAATTAAACTAATTTTCACTTTAATTTATTGTTTAACACTAGTTGGTTGCAGTTCAAAAAAATCACAAACACTTACAATACTACAATTTAATATTTGGCAAGAAGGAACCGTAATAAAAAATGGTTACAATGCAGTTATTGATGAAATTATAAACTCTAATGCCGATTTAATTGCCTTAAGTGAAGTTAGAAACTACAACAACACCAATTTAAATGAACGCATTGTTGCTTCCTTAAAAGAAAAAGGATATACCTTTTATTCAGAAAAAAGCGAAGATTCTGGTATACTTTCTAAATACCCAATTTTAGAACAAACTCAAATATTTCCATTAAAAAACGACCACGGTTCAATTACAAAAGCAATAATAAATGTTAATGGAACAGAAATAGCATTTTATAGCGGACATTTAGACTATTTAAATTGTGCCTTATACTTACCACGCGGCTACCATGGCTCTACTTGGAAAAAACTAGAGGAACCAATTACTAATATTAAAGAAATTGAAAAAGTAAACTTACAATCTCAAAGAGATGATGCCATTAATAACTTTATAAAAGACGCTAAAAATGAAATTAAAAAAGGTAGAATAGTAATTTATGGCGGAGATAACAACGAACCTTCTCATTTAGATTGGACCACAGCAACTAAAGATTTATACGACCATAACGGAGTTGTAATGCCTTGGAATGTATCTATAGAAATTGAAAAAAATGGATTTGTAGATACGTATAGAAAAGTGTACCCAAACCCTGTTACACATCCTGGCTTTACATATCCAGCAAATAACGAAGCTATTAATATTGAAAAATTAGCCTGGAGTCCAGATGCTGATGACAGAGATAGAATTGATTTTATTTACTACTATCCAGATGCTAGAATTCAATTAAATACTTCTAAAGTTTTTGGTCCAAAAGGTGATATTTCAAAAAACAAACGTGTTTTAGAAAAAACTAAAGACGTTTTTTTAGAACCTTTAGCTATTTGGCCTACAGATCATAAAGGCGTTATTTCAGAGTTTACATTGTTTTTAAATTAA
- the sucC gene encoding ADP-forming succinate--CoA ligase subunit beta — MNLHEYQGKELLNSFGVRIQRGIVADNHKNAVEAAKQLATDTGTGWWVVKAQIHAGGRGKGGGVKLAKSLEDVERISEEIIGMMLKTPQTSAEGKKVHQVLIAEDVYYPGDNEPEEYYMSVLLNRATGRNMIMYSTEGGMDIETVAEKTPHLIFTEDIDPLLGLLPFQARKIAFNLGLSGGALKEMMKFVTSLYTAFVKSDSSLFEINPVLKTSDDKILAVDSKVTLDDNALFRHKDLAALRDLREENEIEVEANAAGLNYVDLDGNVGCMVNGAGLAMSTMDLIKQSGGEPANFLDVGGTADAKRVETAFRIILKDPNVKAILVNIFGGIVRCDRVAQGVIDAYKNMGDAIKVPIIVRLQGTNAIEAKQLIDDSGLDVISATEFQEAADKVQQVLA, encoded by the coding sequence ATGAATTTACACGAATATCAAGGAAAAGAATTACTAAATAGTTTTGGGGTTAGAATTCAAAGAGGAATTGTTGCCGATAATCATAAAAATGCAGTAGAAGCTGCAAAACAATTAGCAACTGATACCGGTACTGGATGGTGGGTAGTAAAAGCTCAAATTCATGCAGGTGGACGTGGTAAAGGTGGTGGAGTAAAACTAGCTAAAAGTTTAGAAGACGTAGAACGTATTTCTGAAGAGATAATAGGAATGATGCTGAAAACTCCTCAAACTTCTGCTGAAGGGAAAAAAGTACATCAAGTTTTAATTGCTGAAGATGTGTATTATCCTGGTGATAATGAGCCAGAAGAATATTATATGTCTGTGCTTTTAAACAGAGCAACAGGTAGAAATATGATAATGTATTCTACTGAAGGAGGAATGGATATTGAGACCGTTGCCGAAAAAACACCACATTTAATTTTTACGGAAGATATAGATCCTTTATTAGGTTTATTGCCTTTTCAGGCACGTAAAATAGCATTTAATCTAGGTTTATCAGGTGGTGCTTTAAAAGAAATGATGAAATTTGTTACTTCATTATACACTGCTTTTGTAAAATCAGATTCTTCATTATTTGAAATTAATCCTGTATTAAAAACATCAGATGATAAAATTTTAGCAGTAGATTCTAAAGTTACTTTAGATGATAATGCATTATTCCGTCATAAAGATTTAGCAGCGTTAAGAGATTTACGCGAAGAAAACGAAATTGAAGTTGAAGCAAATGCTGCTGGTTTAAATTATGTTGATTTAGACGGAAATGTAGGTTGTATGGTAAATGGTGCTGGTTTAGCAATGAGTACTATGGATTTAATTAAACAATCTGGTGGTGAGCCTGCTAACTTTTTAGATGTTGGTGGAACTGCAGATGCAAAACGTGTTGAAACAGCTTTTAGAATTATTTTAAAAGATCCAAATGTAAAAGCAATTTTAGTAAATATTTTTGGAGGTATTGTTCGCTGTGATAGAGTAGCACAAGGAGTTATTGATGCTTATAAAAATATGGGAGATGCAATTAAAGTTCCAATTATTGTTAGGTTACAAGGAACCAATGCTATTGAAGCTAAACAATTAATTGACGATAGTGGTTTAGATGTAATTTCGGCTACCGAGTTTCAAGAAGCTGCAGATAAAGTACAACAAGTATTAGCTTAA
- a CDS encoding DUF5916 domain-containing protein — MNKILIVIAFLSITLISAQETKKNLITKRVNTPPKIDGILNDKAWLNTNIAKDFVMFRPTSGSPENKNNRTEVRVVYDDEAIYFAAYLYDENPNEIPKEYANRDSFGSADWFAIIINPNNDFQNDTEFFIQATGNQADAKSTPNDEDFSWSAVWDSEVKIVKDGWIIEVKIPYAALRFSNSEIQTWGLNFHRHFRSNRHQYSWNFIDRTKGVIQQYSGTLSGIKNIKPSTRLNFSPYASTAYNSYDGEDNFESNIGLDLKYGINESFTLDATLIPDFGQTAFDDLVLNLGPFEEQYQEQRPFFTEGTELFSKGDLFYSRRIGNTPVDYFTDKNLSENETIIYNPDKVNMLNAIKVSGRTKGGLGIGVFNAVTEKTEAKIKNLTTDEIRKVVTEPLANYNVLILDQQFNKNSSVSLINTNVLRNGSARDANATGLLYTLVNKKNTHFIDGSFKTSNIKENGNTTNGYYFDTSVGKFAGKIQYELGYRIVDENFNINDLGFQNTNNYQKIYSSISYRIFEPTKFFTDYSLSSWANLNYRKTHGDYMDNEVGISFSATTLKQLSFGANINSVIGANYNYYEPRVEGRFYKDDPEINYNGWISSDFSKKFAIESSLFYSTRIGESRDYIEFELEPRYRFSDKFNVIYGFNIGFGNNSKGWVNKLEDGTIIFGNRDSKNITNSISGRYNFDIKSGLSLTFRHYWSPIEYDSQYFSLNENGTLSPNSYSKNHNINFNTWNLDLSYSWQFAPGSQLVALYRNAIFNEDDNSNLNFNKNLTNLFNQPKQHNLSLKLIYYLDYNNVKTWL; from the coding sequence ATGAACAAAATATTAATTGTAATAGCATTTTTAAGTATTACACTAATTTCAGCTCAAGAAACTAAAAAAAATCTAATAACAAAACGCGTAAATACTCCTCCTAAAATTGATGGTATTTTAAACGACAAGGCTTGGCTAAATACAAATATTGCAAAAGATTTTGTAATGTTTCGTCCTACATCAGGTTCACCTGAAAATAAAAATAACAGAACCGAAGTTCGTGTTGTATATGATGATGAAGCTATTTATTTTGCCGCTTATTTATACGATGAAAATCCTAATGAAATACCTAAAGAGTATGCTAACAGAGATAGCTTTGGCTCAGCCGATTGGTTTGCCATTATAATTAACCCAAATAACGATTTTCAGAACGACACCGAGTTTTTCATACAAGCAACCGGTAATCAAGCCGATGCCAAATCCACTCCAAACGATGAAGATTTTAGTTGGAGTGCTGTTTGGGATAGTGAGGTGAAAATTGTAAAAGATGGATGGATTATAGAGGTTAAAATTCCATACGCTGCACTGCGTTTTTCAAATTCAGAAATACAAACCTGGGGTTTAAATTTTCATAGACATTTTAGATCGAACAGACATCAATATTCTTGGAATTTTATAGATAGAACCAAAGGAGTAATACAACAATATTCAGGTACTTTAAGTGGTATTAAAAATATTAAACCCTCAACAAGATTAAACTTTTCACCTTATGCATCTACAGCTTATAATTCATATGATGGAGAAGATAATTTTGAAAGTAATATTGGTTTAGATCTAAAGTACGGTATTAACGAAAGTTTTACATTAGACGCTACTTTAATCCCAGATTTTGGACAAACTGCTTTTGATGATTTAGTTTTAAATTTAGGTCCGTTTGAAGAACAATATCAAGAACAAAGACCATTTTTTACTGAAGGAACCGAACTTTTTTCTAAAGGCGATTTATTTTATTCAAGAAGAATTGGAAATACACCAGTTGATTACTTTACTGATAAAAATTTATCTGAAAACGAAACAATTATTTACAATCCTGATAAAGTGAATATGCTAAATGCAATAAAAGTTTCTGGTAGAACAAAAGGCGGACTTGGAATAGGTGTTTTTAATGCTGTTACAGAAAAAACTGAAGCTAAAATTAAAAATTTAACAACTGATGAAATTAGAAAAGTTGTTACCGAACCCTTAGCAAATTACAATGTTTTAATTTTAGATCAACAATTCAATAAAAATTCATCCGTATCATTAATCAATACCAATGTTTTAAGAAATGGTAGCGCTAGAGATGCAAATGCCACCGGCTTGCTTTACACCTTAGTTAATAAAAAAAATACACATTTTATAGACGGAAGTTTTAAAACTAGTAATATTAAAGAAAATGGTAACACTACAAATGGTTATTATTTTGATACTAGTGTTGGTAAATTTGCTGGTAAAATTCAATATGAATTAGGCTATAGAATAGTTGACGAAAATTTTAATATTAACGATTTAGGTTTTCAAAACACCAATAATTATCAAAAAATATATAGTAGTATTTCTTATAGAATTTTTGAACCTACAAAATTTTTTACAGACTACAGTTTAAGCAGTTGGGCTAATTTAAACTACAGAAAAACACATGGCGATTATATGGATAATGAAGTAGGAATAAGCTTTAGTGCAACAACATTAAAACAATTATCGTTTGGCGCAAATATCAACAGCGTAATTGGTGCTAATTATAATTATTATGAACCCAGAGTTGAAGGTAGATTTTATAAAGATGACCCGGAAATAAATTATAATGGATGGATTTCTTCAGATTTTAGTAAAAAATTTGCAATTGAATCCAGTCTTTTTTACAGCACTAGAATTGGAGAGTCCAGAGATTATATTGAATTTGAACTAGAACCAAGGTACCGTTTTAGTGATAAATTTAATGTTATTTATGGCTTTAACATTGGTTTTGGAAATAACAGTAAAGGCTGGGTAAATAAGCTTGAAGATGGCACTATTATATTTGGAAATAGAGACAGTAAAAATATTACAAACTCTATTTCTGGTAGGTATAATTTTGATATAAAGTCTGGATTATCACTAACTTTTAGACATTATTGGTCACCTATTGAATACGACTCTCAATACTTTAGCCTGAATGAAAACGGCACACTTTCACCTAATTCTTATTCTAAAAATCACAATATAAATTTTAATACTTGGAATTTAGATTTAAGCTATTCGTGGCAATTTGCACCCGGAAGCCAACTTGTTGCATTATATAGAAATGCCATTTTTAATGAAGATGATAATTCAAATTTAAATTTTAATAAAAACCTTACTAATTTATTTAACCAACCTAAACAACACAACCTTTCTTTAAAACTTATTTACTATTTAGACTACAACAATGTTAAAACTTGGTTGTAA
- a CDS encoding ABC transporter ATP-binding protein, giving the protein MIQANNIHKFYGDLEVLKGVNLTIKKGEVVAIVGPSGAGKTTLLQILGTLDKTSVNSTDTELKINNIDLLKLKDKSLSNFRNKHIGFIFQFHQLLPEFTALENVCIPAFIANKSKSEAENKAKELLQFLGLSDRIHHKPSELSGGEQQRVAVARALVNDPDVIFADEPSGNLDSTSAKNLHELFFELRKKFNQTFVIVTHNQELAEMADRKLEMKDGRIIN; this is encoded by the coding sequence ATGATACAAGCAAATAATATACATAAGTTTTACGGAGATTTAGAAGTTTTAAAAGGCGTTAACTTAACTATAAAAAAAGGAGAAGTTGTGGCTATAGTTGGTCCTTCTGGAGCTGGAAAAACTACCTTACTTCAAATTTTAGGAACTTTAGACAAAACTTCAGTCAATTCTACAGATACTGAACTTAAAATAAACAATATAGATTTATTAAAACTTAAAGATAAATCACTCTCTAATTTTAGAAACAAACATATTGGTTTTATTTTTCAATTTCATCAATTATTACCAGAATTTACAGCACTTGAAAATGTTTGTATTCCAGCATTTATTGCAAATAAATCTAAATCTGAGGCTGAAAACAAAGCTAAAGAATTACTTCAATTTTTAGGATTATCAGACAGAATTCACCATAAACCAAGTGAATTATCTGGAGGTGAACAACAACGTGTTGCTGTGGCTAGAGCCTTAGTTAACGATCCAGATGTTATTTTTGCCGATGAACCAAGTGGTAATTTAGATTCTACTTCTGCAAAAAATTTACATGAATTATTTTTTGAACTTCGTAAAAAATTCAATCAAACCTTTGTAATTGTTACTCACAATCAGGAATTAGCAGAAATGGCTGATAGAAAATTAGAAATGAAAGATGGTAGAATAATTAACTAA
- a CDS encoding 5'-methylthioadenosine/adenosylhomocysteine nucleosidase yields MIGIISAMQEEIQALLNELKNIKTSKKGMRTYYTGTLFGKDVVLVFSRWGKVASAATTTQLINDFDLEEIIFTGVAGAINKELNIGDIVIGKHLFQHDLNASPFYKKFEIPILKKEYLETKNATKLINASTKFIDAYTTYINAEEATTFNITAPKVVFGDIASGDKFIKSLKKIKKLNKTLPTAICVEMEGAAVAQICYEYKIPFSIIRIISDKANDNATIDFSRFANSIASYYALGILKNYFDN; encoded by the coding sequence ATGATTGGAATTATTAGTGCAATGCAAGAAGAAATTCAAGCATTGTTAAACGAACTTAAAAATATAAAAACTTCCAAAAAAGGAATGCGTACTTACTATACCGGTACTTTATTTGGAAAAGATGTTGTACTGGTTTTTTCGCGTTGGGGAAAAGTTGCTTCAGCAGCTACAACAACACAGCTTATTAACGATTTTGATCTTGAAGAAATAATATTTACAGGTGTTGCTGGCGCTATTAACAAAGAATTAAATATTGGAGATATTGTAATTGGGAAACACTTATTTCAACACGATTTAAATGCGAGTCCGTTTTATAAAAAATTTGAAATTCCAATCTTAAAGAAAGAATATCTAGAAACTAAAAATGCTACAAAACTAATAAATGCTTCTACTAAATTTATAGATGCATATACTACGTATATAAATGCTGAAGAAGCCACAACGTTTAACATAACAGCACCAAAAGTAGTTTTTGGAGATATTGCAAGTGGCGATAAATTTATTAAAAGCTTAAAAAAAATAAAGAAATTAAATAAAACTTTACCAACTGCTATTTGTGTTGAAATGGAAGGCGCTGCAGTTGCTCAAATTTGTTACGAATATAAAATTCCTTTTTCAATTATTAGAATAATTTCAGACAAAGCAAATGACAATGCAACTATAGATTTTTCTAGATTTGCCAATTCAATTGCTAGTTATTATGCCTTAGGAATATTAAAAAATTATTTTGATAATTAA
- a CDS encoding BatA domain-containing protein, translating to MQFKNPEILYALILLIIPILVHLFQLQRFVKVPFTNVKFLKNIEQQTRKSARIKKWLILTTRLLAFTCIILAFAQPYFSDFSSDKKFLTNIYLDNSFSMQANGKNGELLKSTIQKIIEQNNFENTQLTIVTNDEDLVNLDSKNLKNELINLKYTPNKLNLNSAILKLKRFQNNKTNTITKNILISDFQNTNLKNLNNTTINSPVELLKVSPKSTSNIFIDSLFVSSKNNTEIKLNVVIKSTENNLENIPVSLLNNSKLIGKATAKFNNSNQTNVEFTIPNDTDFYGKISITDSNLEFDNDFYFTLSKPDKINVLTIGKPSEFLSKIYTENEFNYTTTSLQNLNYNAIQNQQLIVLSELEEFPNTLISTLKEYFINGGNLVLIPSEKTVLASYNNLLQNLNIGTIQTLTSKEHKITSINYNHPIITDVFEKKIDNFQYPKTALHFKNNFNNSTAILKLDNNQPFISSSNIENSNFYWVASPLNKTISNFIQSPLVVPIFYNFAKNSSNFSQLYYTISPNTNIHIKASLKKDGILKISDGTTEFIPQQQVLQNKVTITLENNILKSGIYTIYNKDKPLKTIAFNYNREESDLTYIDLNSLKNSNENIKISTSVSSLFNEINNQQKINWLFKWFLAFSVLFLFIEILILKYFKI from the coding sequence ATGCAATTTAAAAATCCTGAAATTTTATACGCACTAATATTACTTATCATACCGATATTAGTACATTTATTTCAGCTACAACGTTTTGTTAAAGTACCCTTTACAAACGTAAAATTTTTAAAAAATATTGAGCAACAAACACGTAAAAGTGCACGTATTAAAAAGTGGTTAATTTTAACAACAAGACTCTTGGCTTTTACTTGTATAATTTTAGCATTTGCACAACCCTATTTTTCCGATTTTTCTTCAGATAAAAAGTTTTTAACTAATATTTATTTGGACAATTCTTTTAGTATGCAAGCCAACGGAAAAAATGGTGAATTATTAAAAAGTACCATTCAAAAAATAATTGAACAAAATAATTTTGAAAACACACAATTAACCATTGTAACTAATGATGAAGATCTGGTAAATTTAGATTCAAAAAATTTAAAAAACGAACTAATAAATTTAAAATACACTCCAAACAAACTTAATTTAAACAGTGCTATTTTAAAACTAAAACGATTTCAAAACAACAAAACAAATACCATAACCAAAAATATTTTAATCTCTGATTTTCAAAACACTAACTTAAAAAATCTAAATAACACAACTATAAACTCACCTGTAGAACTTCTAAAAGTTAGTCCCAAATCCACATCTAATATTTTTATAGATAGCTTATTTGTAAGTAGTAAAAACAATACAGAAATTAAACTAAATGTTGTAATTAAAAGTACAGAAAACAACCTAGAAAACATACCTGTTTCTTTGTTAAATAATTCAAAATTAATTGGAAAAGCAACCGCTAAATTTAATAATTCTAACCAAACTAATGTTGAATTTACCATTCCAAATGACACAGATTTTTATGGTAAAATTTCAATTACTGACTCTAATTTAGAATTCGATAACGACTTCTATTTTACCCTTTCAAAACCAGACAAAATTAATGTACTAACTATTGGTAAACCCTCCGAATTTTTATCAAAAATTTATACTGAAAACGAATTTAATTATACCACAACTTCTCTTCAAAATTTAAATTATAACGCTATACAAAATCAACAATTAATTGTTTTAAGCGAACTAGAAGAGTTTCCGAATACATTAATTTCAACTTTAAAAGAATATTTTATTAATGGTGGTAATTTAGTGTTAATTCCTTCAGAAAAAACAGTACTTGCTTCCTATAATAATTTGTTGCAAAATTTAAATATTGGCACAATACAAACTTTAACTTCAAAGGAACATAAAATAACAAGTATTAATTATAATCATCCAATTATTACTGATGTTTTTGAAAAAAAAATTGATAATTTTCAATATCCAAAAACCGCTTTACATTTTAAAAATAATTTTAATAACAGCACAGCTATATTAAAACTAGATAACAATCAACCATTTATAAGTTCATCAAATATAGAAAATAGTAACTTCTATTGGGTAGCATCTCCCTTAAATAAAACTATTTCAAATTTTATACAATCGCCCTTAGTTGTTCCTATATTTTACAATTTTGCTAAAAATAGTTCAAACTTTTCTCAACTATATTACACCATTTCACCAAATACTAACATTCATATAAAAGCTTCATTAAAAAAGGATGGGATTCTTAAAATTTCTGATGGAACCACTGAATTTATTCCGCAACAACAAGTTTTACAAAATAAAGTAACTATTACCCTAGAAAACAACATTTTAAAAAGTGGAATTTATACTATTTACAATAAAGATAAACCTTTAAAAACAATAGCTTTTAATTACAATAGAGAAGAAAGTGACTTAACATATATAGATTTAAATAGCTTAAAAAACAGCAATGAAAATATAAAAATTTCTACTTCAGTTTCATCTCTTTTTAACGAAATTAACAATCAACAAAAAATCAATTGGCTTTTTAAGTGGTTTTTAGCTTTTTCTGTACTATTTTTGTTTATTGAAATACTGATATTAAAATATTTCAAAATATGA
- a CDS encoding dihydroorotase family protein — protein MNLLIKSATIIDPSSPFHNKKQDILIENGKISKISKLLDNPNNYKEITFENLHVSQGWFDTSVSFGEPGFEERETIENGLKTAAKSGFTAVAVNPNTYPIADNKSAVEFIKNQGTNSATSLYPIGSLTKKAKSEDLAELFDMQNSGAIAFSDYNKPIDNANLLKIALQYAQNFDALVLSFPQDNSIAQNGLVNEHINSTKLGLKGIPALAEELQIARDLFLLEYTGGKLHIPTISTAKSVKLIKEAKKNGLNVTCSVAAHNLVLTDDELVNFDSNTKVLPPLRTSKDVKALIKGVNNGVIDIITSDHNPIDIEHKKVEYSTAKFGTIGLESLFGALNKVLPLETLITCLTTNPKNRFGVKSSPINENEEACLTLFNPDFEYEFSINNIYSTSKNSIFLGKRLKGKAYGIISNNKII, from the coding sequence ATGAATTTACTGATAAAATCTGCAACAATTATTGACCCTTCTAGTCCGTTTCATAACAAAAAACAAGATATTTTAATTGAAAATGGAAAAATTTCTAAAATCTCTAAACTTCTAGATAATCCTAATAATTATAAAGAAATTACATTCGAAAACTTACATGTTTCTCAAGGCTGGTTTGACACTAGTGTTTCTTTTGGAGAACCTGGTTTTGAAGAACGAGAAACTATAGAAAATGGATTAAAAACAGCTGCTAAAAGCGGTTTTACAGCAGTTGCTGTAAATCCTAATACTTATCCAATAGCTGACAATAAATCTGCTGTAGAATTCATAAAAAATCAAGGAACTAATAGTGCTACAAGCTTATACCCTATTGGAAGCCTAACAAAAAAAGCTAAAAGTGAAGATCTTGCAGAGTTATTTGATATGCAAAATTCTGGAGCAATTGCATTTAGCGATTATAATAAACCTATTGATAATGCTAATTTGTTAAAAATTGCCTTACAATATGCGCAAAATTTTGATGCGTTGGTTTTAAGTTTTCCACAAGATAATTCTATTGCACAAAATGGTTTGGTAAATGAACATATTAATAGCACTAAACTTGGCCTAAAAGGAATACCTGCTTTAGCTGAAGAATTACAAATTGCACGCGATTTATTTTTATTAGAATATACTGGTGGTAAATTACATATTCCTACTATTTCAACAGCAAAATCTGTTAAACTAATTAAAGAAGCCAAAAAAAATGGGTTAAACGTTACGTGTAGTGTTGCAGCACATAATTTAGTATTAACTGATGATGAATTAGTTAATTTTGATTCCAACACAAAGGTTTTACCTCCTTTAAGAACATCAAAAGATGTAAAAGCCTTAATAAAAGGCGTAAATAATGGCGTTATTGATATAATTACAAGTGATCACAACCCTATTGATATTGAACATAAAAAAGTTGAATACAGTACTGCTAAATTTGGAACTATTGGATTAGAAAGTTTATTTGGGGCGTTAAACAAAGTACTACCTTTAGAAACTTTAATAACTTGCTTAACTACAAATCCCAAAAATAGATTTGGAGTAAAAAGTTCTCCTATAAATGAAAATGAAGAAGCTTGTTTAACTCTTTTTAATCCCGATTTTGAATATGAATTTTCCATAAATAATATCTATTCAACTTCTAAAAACTCCATATTTTTAGGTAAAAGATTAAAAGGAAAAGCTTACGGTATAATTTCAAACAATAAAATAATTTAA
- a CDS encoding DUF4870 domain-containing protein: MENQTVKEGKTTAIISYITWIGTLIAFIMNNSKKNTFASFHIRQMIGLSILSLINGFVISPFLGVWASGAVGIALFVLWIIGFIGAIQGEEKKIPLLGDLFQDWFKGI; encoded by the coding sequence ATGGAAAATCAAACAGTAAAAGAAGGAAAAACAACAGCAATTATCAGTTATATTACTTGGATAGGTACTTTAATTGCTTTTATTATGAATAATAGCAAAAAAAATACATTTGCATCTTTTCACATTAGACAAATGATTGGCTTAAGTATTTTATCTCTTATAAATGGATTTGTTATTAGCCCTTTTCTTGGAGTATGGGCTTCAGGTGCAGTAGGTATTGCGTTATTTGTTCTTTGGATTATTGGATTTATTGGAGCAATACAAGGTGAAGAGAAAAAAATACCTTTACTTGGTGACTTATTTCAAGACTGGTTTAAAGGAATCTAA
- a CDS encoding alpha/beta hydrolase: protein MEKLTLQYISREPNTITEKTSLLILLHGYGSNEEDLFSFATELPEDLIIVSARAPQNLGFGSYAWYTINFTADAGKFSDIPEALEARELIATFIDEIQDKYKIPTEKTFLLGFSQGTILSYSIALNYPEKVQKIIALSGYIIPELLPENIETKDYNKLDFFISHGSVDQVIPLEWANKAPDFLNHLNIKNSFQEYQVGHGVAPKNFFDFKQWIEERL, encoded by the coding sequence ATGGAAAAATTAACCTTACAATACATTTCAAGAGAACCGAATACAATAACAGAAAAAACCTCACTTTTAATCCTGCTACATGGGTACGGAAGTAATGAGGAAGATTTGTTTTCGTTTGCTACTGAATTACCAGAAGATTTAATAATTGTTAGCGCACGTGCGCCACAAAATTTAGGTTTTGGAAGTTATGCTTGGTACACCATTAATTTTACTGCAGATGCTGGGAAATTTTCTGATATTCCTGAGGCGCTTGAGGCTAGAGAATTAATTGCTACCTTTATTGATGAAATTCAAGATAAATATAAAATCCCTACTGAAAAAACTTTTTTATTAGGCTTCAGCCAAGGTACTATTTTAAGCTATTCAATTGCTTTAAATTATCCTGAAAAAGTTCAGAAAATTATTGCTTTAAGTGGTTATATTATCCCAGAATTATTACCTGAAAATATTGAAACTAAAGATTATAACAAGTTAGATTTCTTTATTTCACACGGAAGTGTTGACCAAGTAATCCCTTTAGAATGGGCAAATAAAGCACCTGATTTTTTAAATCATTTAAACATTAAAAACAGTTTTCAAGAGTATCAAGTAGGACATGGAGTTGCTCCTAAAAACTTTTTCGATTTTAAACAATGGATTGAAGAAAGACTCTAA